The Cucurbita pepo subsp. pepo cultivar mu-cu-16 chromosome LG08, ASM280686v2, whole genome shotgun sequence genome contains a region encoding:
- the LOC111801159 gene encoding CBL-interacting serine/threonine-protein kinase 1-like has product MRVGKYELGKTLGEGNFGKVKLAVDLRSGRRYAVKILDKTKILHLNFSDQIKREISTLKLLRHPNVVRLYEVLASKTKIYMVMECVTGGELFDRIESKGKLDEAEGRRLFQQLFDGLSYCHDKGVYHRDLKLENVLVDDKGNIKISDFGLSALPQNCREDGLLHTTCGSPNYVAPEVLANRGYNGAASDIWSCGVILYVILTACLPFDETNLALLYKKTLRGDFQLPKWLSAGARNLIKRTLDPNPNTRITMAGIKKDEWFKIDYNPASPCYDDDDEDEEIPFTDQDDAISTHDEAFDGENSPESPSIINAFELIGMSSSLDLSGFFEQEDVSERKTRFTSNHSAKDLLERIEIIATDMGFRVQKKSGKLKVMQEIRNQRSLSNLSFKAEVFEISPLLNVVELKKSFGDSSAYRQLCERLSNDLGTNPELERHNSSSFTLNSAC; this is encoded by the exons ATGAGAGTTGGGAAGTATGAGTTGGGGAAAACTCTGGGGGAAGGCAATTTCGGCAAGGTAAAGTTGGCCGTCGATCTCCGTTCCGGCCGCCGTTATGCTGTCAAGATCCTTGACAAGACCAAGATTCTTCATCTCAACTTCTCTGATCAG ATTAAGCGTGAAATAAGTACTCTCAAGCTTCTTAGACATCCGAATGTTGTTAGACTCTATGAG GTTTTAGCTAGTAAGACGAAGATTTATATGGTTATGGAGTGCGTCACTGGTGGGGAATTGTTTGATAGAATC GAATCAAAAGGTAAGTTGGATGAAGCTGAAGGACGACGGCTCTTCCAGCAGCTTTTTGATGGTCTAAGCTACTGCCATGATAAAGGAGTTTACCACAGAGATCTCAAG CTGGAAAACGTGCTTGTTGATGATAAGGGAAACATTAAGATTTCTGATTTTGGCCTCAGTGCTTTACCGCAGAATTGCAGG GAAGATGGTTTGCTGCACACCACTTGTGGAAGTCCCAACTATGTTGCACCAGAAGTACTTGCTAATAGAGGATACAATGGAGCTGCCTCTGATATATGGTCATGTGGGGTTATCTTGTATGTGATTCTTACAGCTTGTCTTCCTTTTGACGAGACGAATCTGGCTCTACTTTATAAAAAG ACTTTGAGGGGGGATTTTCAGCTACCCAAATGGTTATCAGCAGGTGCCAGAAATTTGATAAAGAGAACTCTTGACCCCAATCCCAATACTCGGATTACAATGGCAGGAATTAAAAAGGATGAATGGTTCAAGATTGACTATAATCCTGCTTCTCCttgttatgatgatgatgatgaggatgAGGAGATTCCATTCACTGATCAGGACGATGCCATCTCGACGCACGATGAG GCATTTGACGGTGAAAACAGCCCAGAATCTCCCTCTATTATCAACGCGTTTGAGTTAATTGGGATGTCTTCAAGTCTGGACCTGTCCGGCTTCTTTGAGCAAGAG GATGTTTCTGAGAGGAAGACCAGATTTACATCCAACCATTCTGCCAAGGACTTGCTCGAGAGGATCGAGATTATAGCAACGGATATGGGATTCCGGgtccaaaagaaaagtggaAAG TTGAAAGTAATGCAAGagataagaaatcaaagaagcCTAAGCAATCTCTCATTCAAAGCAGAG GTCTTTGAGATTAGCCCATTGCTTAACGTAGTGGAACTGAAGAAATCTTTTGGAGATTCCTCAGCTTACAGACAG TTGTGTGAAAGGCTATCAAATGATTTGGGCACAAACCCCGAGCTCGAACGGCATAATTCGAGTTCATTCACGTTAAATAGTGCATGTTAG
- the LOC111800477 gene encoding diacylglycerol O-acyltransferase 3, cytosolic-like, with amino-acid sequence MEVSGAVSRRLPGLIRREIAQSSMEVSGHDARRAPCSLSISGGSVRTETRDFGLYVRRNINSPRFSDDGHVRYYVGTRCHGGRLKKEKEAVKKKLKLLKGLSGDSSAAFAFGFVFRFDDSSVGEFQADRFSIEETREVLERQLQQLKAEEKEQKRKRKLEKAKLKAARLQTAHDSSSSSSESSAIEGNMTNTRYRTRKANSPSLSQPFSDQWQANAIQGSALAPPLQTHQLNSNTGNFGVARSASVGRVEVCMGNKCKKAGAAALMEEFERVMGADSVVCGCKCMGRCRDGPNVRVSSSLDMETRSPNPLCIGVGVEDVGRIVAEHLGGQGEHKQPRFAPSI; translated from the exons ATGGAGGTCTCTGGTGCCGTTTCACGGCGACTTCCCGGCCTCATCCGCCGAGAGATTGCTCAATCTTCCATGGAGGTCTCCGGTCATGATGCCCGGCGGGCGCCCTGTAGCCTGTCCATTTCCGGTGGCTCTGTTCGTACTGAAACTCGTGATTTCGGCCTCTACGTTCGTCGGAATATAAATTCTCCTAGGTTTAGCGATGACGGTCATGTGCGGTATTATGTTGGAACGAGGTGCCATGGTGGCAgattgaagaaggagaaggaggcggtgaagaagaaattgaaattgctGAAAGGATTGTCTGGTGATTCATCTGCGGCTTTTGCATTCGGCTTCGTGTTTCGTTTTGATGATAGCTCGGTCGGCGAGTTTCAGGCGGATCGCTTCTCT ATTGAGGAAACGAGAGAGGTGTTGGAAAGACAGCTTCAACAGCTAAAAGCAGAGGAGAAGGAacagaagagaaaaaggaagctAGAAAAGGCCAAGCTGAAAGCAGCTCGATTACAAACCGCTCAcgattcatcatcttcatcctcCGAATCCAGTGCCATTGAAGGCAATATGACCAACACAAGGTACCGAACAAGGAAGGCAAATTCACCCTCACTTTCGCAGCCATTCTCAGATCAATGGCAGGCAAATGCCATTCAAGGATCAGCATTAGCTCCTCCATTGCAGACCCATCAGCTCAATTCAAACACCGGAAACTTCGGTGTTGCTCGGTCGGCATCTGTAGGGAGGGTTGAAGTGTGTATGGGAAACAAGTGCAAGAAAGCAGGGGCAGCGGCATTGATGGAGGAATTCGAGAGGGTGATGGGGGCAGATAGTGTTGTTTGTGGGTGTAAATGCATGGGAAGATGCAGAGATGGACCAAATGTGAGAGTTTCTAGTTCTTTGGACATGGAAACTCGCTCTCCAAATCCACTGTGCATTGGAGTTGGAGTGGAGGATGTTGGTAGAATTGTGGCTGAGCATCTAGGAGGACAAGGGGAGCATAAACAACCTAGGTTTGCACCTTCAATTTGA
- the LOC111801096 gene encoding protein CHUP1, chloroplastic, whose amino-acid sequence MEQRGKSTSVNSTMSSRGGRVSSKAMESPKRMVSVSAVQSTPQSVVKKQSSRVSRSLTPNAPKKGRDGENVGVSARVVNRGGLKQDSLRRCSNVEDCNGVKSELQKKLCFTEDLIKDLQSQLVALKEELQKSQSLNLELQSKNDLLVRDLAAAEAKCANARNNDQSFGEYNQKLENGKLQAQPSNSCRNVKDLESKAAPPPPPLPRAPPPPPPPLPVKSLPRPVASQKSPDLVRLFHSLKKKEGKRGPPLLGKPAAINAHNSIVGEIQNRSAHLLAIKADIETKGEFINGLIDKVLVAAYTDIEDVLKFVDWLDFQLSSLADERAVLKHFKWPEKKADAMREAAIEYRVLKLLENEISLYKDDTNSPCEAALKKMASLLDKSERGIQRLIGLRNTVMHSYQDLKLPTNWMLDSGITSKIKQASMNLAKMYMKRVKTELNSIRSSDKESNRESLLLQGVHFVYRTHQFAGGLDSETLCAFEEIKQWVPRQVVGGSHSQQGWIVGIPSS is encoded by the exons ATGGAACAGAGAGGGAAATCGACTTCTGTGAACTCTACGATGTCATCTCGCGGCGGAAGGGTTTCTTCGAAGGCTATGGAGTCGCCGAAGCGGATGGTTTCTGTATCGGCCGTTCAATCGACGCCGCAGTCTGTTGTGAAGAAGCAAAGTTCGAGAGTTAGCAGATCTCTGACGCCGAATGCTCCAAAGAAGGGGAGAGATGGTGAGAATGTTGGAGTTTCGGCTCGAGTGGTCAACCGTGGTGGTCTCAAGCAAGATTCGCTGCGGCGTTGTTcgaatgttgaggattgtaaTGGAGTTAAGAGTGAATTGCAGAAGAAGCTTTGTTTCACAGAGGATTTGATTAAGGATTTGCAGTCTCAATTAGTGGCGTTGAAGGAGGAGTTGCAGAAGTCTCAGAGCTTGAACCTGGAACTTCAATCGAAGAACGATTTGCTCGTCCGTGACCTAGCCGCCGCTGAAGCGAAGTGCGCTAATGCTAGAAACAACGACCAG TCGTTTGGAGAGTACAATCAGAAACTCGAAAATGGAAAGTTGCAGGCCCAACCATCAAATTCCTGTCGGAATGTTAAGGATTTGGAATCCAAGGCggctccaccaccaccaccactacCACGGGCGCCGCCGCCGCCCCCGCCGCCTCTTCCCGTGAAATCCTTGCCCCGACCAGTGGCCTCTCAGAAATCTCCAGACCTCGTACGCCTCTTTCACtccttaaaaaagaaagaagggaagagaGGTCCTCCATTGTTGGGGAAACCAGCTGCGATCAATGCCCACAATAGCATTGTTGGGGAAATTCAGAATCGTTCTGCGCATCTTTTAGCG ATAAAAGCTGACATTGAAACCAAAGGAGAGTTCATCAATGGCCTCATTGACAAGGTGCTCGTTGCAGCTTATACAGACATAGAAGATGTCCTCAAGTTTGTCGATTGGCTTGATTTCCAGCTCTCATCATTG GCCGATGAGCGGGCTGTGTTGAAACATTTCAAGTGGCCCGAGAAGAAAGCCGATGCCATGCGAGAAGCAGCCATAGAATACCGGGTGCTTAAACTGTTGGAAAATGAGATCTCTTTGTACAAGGATGACACTAATTCTCCATGTGAGGCAGCCTTGAAGAAGATGGCGAGCTTATTAGACAA GTCGGAGCGAGGCATACAACGCTTAATCGGGCTTCGAAATACCGTAATGCATTCTTATCAGGACCTAAAACTCCCAACAAATTGGATGCTAGACTCCGGTATCACGAGTAAG ATAAAGCAAGCTTCTATGAATCTGGCGAAGATGTACATGAAAAGGGTGAAAACAGAGCTGAATTCGATTCGCAGTTCGGACAAAGAATCCAACCGGGAGTCGCTCCTACTCCAGGGAGTTCACTTCGTATACAGAACTCACCAG TTCGCTGGTGGGCTCGATTCAGAAACGCTGTGTGCTTTTGAGGAAATAAAGCAATGGGTCCCAAGACAAGTGGTGGGAGGGTCCCATTCGCAACAAGGATGGATAGTTGGCATACCATCATCATAA
- the LOC111799625 gene encoding chromatin structure-remodeling complex protein BSH: MKSSASANSKSPFKFRIPTAENLVPIRLDIEIDGQRFKDAFTWNPTDPDSEVVVFAKRTVKDLKLPPAFITQIAQSIQSQLTEFRSFEGQDMYTGEKIITIKLDLRVNNTLIRDQFLWDLNNYESDPEEFSRTFCKDLGIEDPEVGPAIAVAIREQLYEIAVQNVASARESRLSKKGRRGFEHVSASKTGGASVDLMKLFGHRSSAVRKRKDWDIYEPIVDLLSNEEVDALEAKEERAAR, translated from the exons ATGAAATCTTCGGCCTCAGCTAACTCAAAATCTCCTTTCAAGTTCAGGAT TCCGACGGCGGAGAATCTAGTGCCAATTCGCTTAGATATCGAAATTGATGGTCAGAGATTCAAAGATGCCTTCACTTGGAACCCTACTG ATCCCGATTCAGAGGTGGTGGTCTTTGCAAAGAGGACGGTGAAGGATTTAAAGCTTCCCCCAGCATTTATAACACAAATTGCACAATCCATTCAA TCACAACTTACAGAATTCAGATCCTTTGAAGGTCAAGATATGTATACTGGTGAAAAGATTATTACAATCAAG cTTGATCTTCGAGTAAACAATACGCTCATAAGGGATCAGTTTCTGTGG GACTTGAACAACTATGAGAGTGACCCTGAAGAGTTCTCCCGGACATTCTGCAAAGATTTGGGTATTGAAGACCCTGAAGTAGGA CCTGCAATTGCTGTTGCGATTCGAGAGCAGCTTTATgag ATAGCCGTGCAGAACGTTGCTTCAGCAAGAGAAAGCAGACTGAGCAAGAAGGGCCGCCGAGGGTTTGAGCATGTTTCAGCAAG TAAAACTGGAGGTGCTTCGGTGGACTTGATGAAGTTATTTGGTCATCGATCAAGTGCTGTTCG GAAAAGAAAGGACTGGGACATCTACGAACCAATTGTCGATCTTCTATCCAACGAGGAAGTAGATGCCCTTGAAGCAAAAGAAGAGAGGGCTGCTCGATAA
- the LOC111800981 gene encoding late embryogenesis abundant protein D-29-like has product MASIRVRRRRIILPAVAVAVVVLIFMVSFCRSGSVGHMPSTEEEGRDYQEMKRKMAAKEEKEKDRSSETWTEWAKKKISGGLGLRNELRADGVNKIENVASEAGQYGAEKGREAEDMAAEEMKAKGEAAEETTEKGFVAGKKKSERIKDDVVGSEDEL; this is encoded by the exons ATGGCTTCAATACGAGTTCGCCGGCGCCGGATAATTCTCccggcggtggcggtggcagTAGTGGTGCTGATTTTTATGGTGAGTTTTTGCCGGAGCGGGAGCGTGGGACACATGCCGTCGACGGAGGAGGAGGGTCGAGATTACCAggaaatgaagagaaagaTGGCGgcgaaagaagaaaaggaaaaagaccGGTCGTCGGAGACTTGGACGGAATGGGCAAAAAAGAAGATCtccggtggacttggactgagAAATGAACTCCGGGCAGACGGCGTTAACAAAATCGAGAATGTCGCCTCAG AGGCGGGACAATATGGGGCTGAGAAGGGCAGAGAAGCGGAGGACATGGCGGCGGAGGAGATGAAGGCGAAGGGGGAGGCGGCGGAGGAGACGACGGAGAAAGGGTTTGTGGCGGGAAAGAAGAAGTCGGAGAGGATAAAAGACGACGTGGTTGGGTCGGAGGATGAGCTGTAA